In the genome of Fodinicurvata sp. EGI_FJ10296, the window CCGCGACCGGACACCGGCGGCAGATGAACCGGCCGGGATCGTCGGCGACGGGCGCGATGTGGTGCTGTTCGCCGACACGTTCAGCGCCCATATGGAACCGGAATCGTTGCAAGCCGCGCGACGGGTGCTGACAGCGCTGGGCTATCGCGTCCATCGCCCGTCCTCCGGCGGCCGGGGCCCGTGCTGCGGCCGTACATTCCTTGCCGCCGGGCTGGTGGATCAGGCGCGCGCCGAACTGCGCCGATCACTGACCGCATTTGCGCCGTTCCTGGAGCGCGGCGTGCCGATCGTCGGCCTGGAGCCGTCATGCCTGCTGACGTTCCGCGACGAGGCGCCCGCCATCCTGAAAGGCGCCGACAGCGACAAACTGGCCGCGAGCACCTTCCTGTTCGAGGAATTTCTGGTCCGCGAGATCGATGCCGGCCGCGCCACGCCCGCATTCGACCCGCAGCCGGGACGCCGCGCCCTGATCCACACCCATTGCCACCAGAAGGCATTCGGCGTCGACGGCACCGTGGCGCGGCTGTTGTCGATGGTGCCGGAACTGACCGTGGAAACGGTGGACTCCGGGTGCTGCGGCATGGCCGGCGCCTTTGGCTACACGGCGGAAAATTTCGACGTCTCGATGAAGATGGCCGAGGAAAGCCTGTTGCCGGCCGTCCGAAACGCCGGACTCGACACGATCATCGTCGCCGACGGCACAAGCTGCCGCCACCAGATCGCCGACGGCGCCGGTCGCGACGCCCGCCACGCCGCCGCCGTACTGGCGTCGATGCTGCCTGCGTGATGGTCAGGACAAGTGGCAGGCCTTGGAGTTACCCGATGCTCACGTATTGCCCTTATTTCGCTCATATTGAAGCGCAGCGTGATATCATCGATAAATTGACCGCAGTTCTCAGAAGGTCGCCAAGAGGTTTAAAATGTTATCTCGGACACACCTCGTTATACTCGCGTCATCCCTTTCTGGCCTTTTCCTGACCTTCTCCGCAAGCGCTACCGTCGCAGGCCCAATTAATGCCCAGGGTGTGATGGCGAATGGCTCGCACGAGGGGATTATTGCTGCAAACGGTGAGCAACAATTCTTTACGGATGTCGAGCGACGGATCCTGCAAGGCATCCTGGACGAGATGTCACCTTCGGAAACGGGAGAGGTTCAGCGCGATCACCAGGGGCGCGGCCAGCAATCCAGGGGTGGGCCGCCGGGGCGCTCAGGCGGCCTCCCGCCGGGAATAGCCATGAACCTGGAGCGAGGCAAGGCGCTTCCGCCTGGAATTGCAAGACAGTATCCCCCTTCCAGCGTTCAAAACCGTCTTCCTGAACGCACCGACCATGAAATTGTGATCGTCAATGACGATGCCTATCTGATCGGCAGAGCAACGGGCGTGATCGTCGATATCCTGCTTGGTAATCGATAAAATACGAATATCTGCTCAGTGCGATGGTCCGGTCAGGCGAGCTGGGGCGAATGGTTGGGACAGTCACACCGAGTAAAGTCATCGCATCTTCCGCGCCACGATGACGGTTGAGTCTGTCGTGGTTGCAATCGTATCGCAATGCTATTTGCCAATAGCGACTCATCGCCACCGGGGAAGAATAATTGGCACCATGACGCTGTGCTATTTGTGATCTGCGCCGATATCCCAGAACAGGCCGGTCATGATCGCCATGCCGCTGGCCGCAGGCAATAAGAAAATTCAGATGATGGAGGCATTGTGCACTGACCCCAAGTGCTGGCAGATCGCGCAATCCCTCCTCCTCCTCAAAGGAGGGCGTAAGGAACTCGATAAGCGTTGTCCGGTCCGTCTGTTGCCAGCGCCAGATCTTGTTGCGATCGAGTGACGGAACGGGCTCGGCAGGCCGACCTTGCGCATCATGGCGGTCAGTTCCTCGGTGGGCTTGGTATCCCGTTTGCTGCTCACTAAACGTATGCGGGGAATTTTTTCTATGGCCGGTTCCATCGATTGAGCCTTTCAACGAACTCATCCCGGTATATCGCGATGCCGCTCAGAGCCGTCACCTCACAGTCCTCATCGCCTCATCCGATCCAGAAACCTCCATTAACATCTACTGTCGCGCCAGTCACATAGGAAGCGGCGTCAGAGGCGAGGAAGGCGATCACCGCACCGATCTCGTTGGCATTCGCGAGGCGACCTTTCGGGATTGCGGCCTCAATCTTTGCTCGCATCTCCGTCGGCATGTGTTCTCGAATTAAGTCAGTGTCGACTACACCTGGCGCGATGGCGTTTGCGCGGATGCTGTGTGCCGCCATCTGGCGGGCCAGCGTCTTGGTGAACGCTATAATGCCTCCTTTCGAGGTGGCATAGTGAATGCCACCGTTCATGGCACCTTGACGGGCGACGATCGATGAAGTGGAGACGATGCTGCCGCCACCGCGAGCAATCATCGAGGGAAGTACGGCCTTTGTGCAAAGGAACACGCTCTTGAGGTTGATATTTATCACTCGATCCCATTCTTCTTCTCCCATGTCGAGGATAGGGATCGCCTTGTCGACGCCTGCGTTGTTCACAAGAATATCGACACCACCCAGTCTGGAAACACTGTCTTCGACCATGCGCCGGACCTCTTCAGATTTCGCGACGTCAGTGCGAATAGCATAGGCTCGCTCGCCGAGCGCTTCTGCTGTTTGTATTGCCATCTCAATGTCGAGATCGGCGACAACTATGGTCGCCCCCCGTGTGTGCATGGCCTCGGCGGCTGCTTTTCCAATACCTCGCGCCGCACCGGTCACAATTGCAACTTTTCCGTTCAGAGCATCGTTCAGGGTCATTGTAGGATCCTCAATGCAGACAATTTTGGGTTCCACGCGAAGACCGTTGGTGAATGGATACCGGATTGCATATCAGTGTCGGATGCCAGGCATTCGTGGCCAATGCTATCAGGTGGACAGCCCGAATGCGTTCCTGAGAGGGTGCAAAGGCGGTTCAGCACAAACAGCCCAAAGCTTGCACGGTCGAACCAACATGCAGGTGCATGGTGGTCGCTAAGGCGATATTGCCGTATCGGAAAAACGCGCAATAGCCTCGGACGTGATCTCAGCTCCGTGACCATTTCCCACTGGGGGAAGGCCCGCTCCCTGATGTAGCTTGATCTGCGGCCCCAACCCGTCACGCAATGGATTGGGCATTCGGTTGATCTCGAAGCACAGGAAACTGTCCATTTTGGCCGCGACGTGCAGTGTGCTGGCCACCGCCACGATTCCGCCTACGCCGTGGGGGGCAACCCGAGCGCTTTGCTGCATGGCCAAGGCATCGATCGCCAGCATACCTGTAACGCCGCCAGCGCGGGTGATATTGGGCTGGAGAATGCTGATACCCGCCTCGGATGCTAGTCTGCGAAAGGCGGCGGGTGAAAATTCGTTCTCACCTGCGGCGAGTGGAGTCTTCCATCTTTCGGCAAGATAACGCAGCCCCGCAATATCCTCTGTGGCAAGTGGCTCCTCTAGCCACGCGATATCCAATGAGGCGATTTCAGCGAGCAGTTCGGATGCCTGTTCCAAAGTGTAAGCGCAATTTGCGTCCAGCATGAGTTGAACGTTCGAGGGCAGTGCATCACGCACGGCGGTGATGAAAGCCACATCTTCGGCAACAGTCCGCCCGATCTTGAGTTTCATCGCGGAAAAATCTTGCGCGAGCGACCTAGCCCTTTCGGCGGTTTGCTGGGGAGATGGCAGAAACGGAATTGGGCTGACATAGGTGGGTACAGGAACTGCGTCTGCCCCCAGGTATACAGCCAGTGGCTGCCCCGCACGCCGGGCCGCGAGATCCCACAGCGCAATATCAACGCCGCTCATTGCCTCCATGGACGGTCCCTTTGTGTGGCCTAGTCTTGCGAAGAAGCCGTTGAGCTCGCGTAGCATCTGAGCCGGTTCCGTAATTTGATGTCCGACGATGGCCGGAGCGATTACGCGGTTGACGACTTCTGCCGATGCAAAAGGCGTCGGCAGGCCGAAACACTCGCCAATTCCTGTGGCTCCATCTGAAGATCGTGCCAGAACAAGCGTGCAGAACTGACCCGTCCTTGGAATCGATTGGAAATGAGATGCCGGTTTGCTGATCTCTTCGGGAATGTTGCCAACGCCGCCATAGATCGTTGCAAAACTTGCAGTAAGAGGTACGGCCTCAAGAGAGGCAAGTGTGATGGTCACGTTCTAGCCTCCAAGGAGATTCGGCAGAAAAGTGGTGAGTTCAGGTATCAGGATGAGGAGGCCAAGCAAGGCCAGAAGTGAGAGGTAGAATGGCGCCAATGCCACGCACAGTTCGCGCATGGACACTTTGGCCAC includes:
- a CDS encoding GSU2403 family nucleotidyltransferase fold protein; the encoded protein is MSSLKGSIDGTGHRKNSPHTFSEQQTGYQAHRGTDRHDAQGRPAEPVPSLDRNKIWRWQQTDRTTLIEFLTPSFEEEEGLRDLPALGVSAQCLHHLNFLIACGQRHGDHDRPVLGYRRRSQIAQRHGANYSSPVAMSRYWQIALRYDCNHDRLNRHRGAEDAMTLLGVTVPTIRPSSPDRTIALSRYSYFIDYQAGYRRSRPLLCRSDRHRH
- a CDS encoding SDR family NAD(P)-dependent oxidoreductase; translated protein: MTLNDALNGKVAIVTGAARGIGKAAAEAMHTRGATIVVADLDIEMAIQTAEALGERAYAIRTDVAKSEEVRRMVEDSVSRLGGVDILVNNAGVDKAIPILDMGEEEWDRVININLKSVFLCTKAVLPSMIARGGGSIVSTSSIVARQGAMNGGIHYATSKGGIIAFTKTLARQMAAHSIRANAIAPGVVDTDLIREHMPTEMRAKIEAAIPKGRLANANEIGAVIAFLASDAASYVTGATVDVNGGFWIG
- a CDS encoding mandelate racemase/muconate lactonizing enzyme family protein gives rise to the protein MTITLASLEAVPLTASFATIYGGVGNIPEEISKPASHFQSIPRTGQFCTLVLARSSDGATGIGECFGLPTPFASAEVVNRVIAPAIVGHQITEPAQMLRELNGFFARLGHTKGPSMEAMSGVDIALWDLAARRAGQPLAVYLGADAVPVPTYVSPIPFLPSPQQTAERARSLAQDFSAMKLKIGRTVAEDVAFITAVRDALPSNVQLMLDANCAYTLEQASELLAEIASLDIAWLEEPLATEDIAGLRYLAERWKTPLAAGENEFSPAAFRRLASEAGISILQPNITRAGGVTGMLAIDALAMQQSARVAPHGVGGIVAVASTLHVAAKMDSFLCFEINRMPNPLRDGLGPQIKLHQGAGLPPVGNGHGAEITSEAIARFSDTAISP